GTGAGCAGCAGCGCGCCGACGACCCACAGCATCGCGACGTCGACGCCGGGGGCGGCCGAGGACAGGCGGGTGCCGGCGCGGGCGCCGGCACCGCGCGCGGTCGGCCTCAGGCGCAGGCTGCTCAGCACGGCGCCTCCAGCGGATTGCCTCGTTCGGCCGCGATCTCGCCGACCGTCCTCGCGAAGACCTCGGCGCGATGCGCGTAGTCGCGGAACATGTCTAGGCTGGCGCAGGCCGGCGACAGCAGCACCGCATCGCCCGCCCGCGCGCCCTGCGCGGCCGCGCGCACCGCCGCAGGCAGGTCCGGGCAGTCGACCAGCGGCACGCCGCAGTGGGCGAGCGCCGCGCGCAGCCGGGGCGCGTCGCGCCCGATCAGCCACACGCCGGTGGCATGGTGGGCCACGGCCGGCGCGAGCGGCGCGAAGTCCTGGCCCTTGCCGTCGCCGCCCGCGATCAGCCGGCAGCGCTTGCCGAGCCCCTCGAGCGCTGCGACGGTGGCGCCCACGTTGGTGCCCTTGCTGTCGTCGTAGTACTCGACGTCGTCGACGACCGCGATCAGCTGGCAGCGGTGCGGCTCGCCTTCGTAGGCGCGCAGGCCGTGCAGCATCCGCGCCATCGGCACGCCGATCGCGGCGCACAGCGCCAGCGCGGCCAGCGCGTTCAACTGGTTGTGCAGGCCGCGGATGCGCAGCGCGTCGGCCGGCATCAGCCTGCGGACGGTGAAGGGCGGCGGCTCGCGCCGGCGGCGCCCCGCCGGCAGGTCGTCGACCGCGACCGCCTGGGCCAGCCAGGTCAGCGCGCCGTCGCGCACCAGGCCGAAGTCGCCGGCGCTTGCCGGCGCATCGGCGCCGAAGCTCGCCATGGGCTCGCGGTCGATCGCGGTCGCGGCATCGCCGCGGTTGCACACGGCCACCGTGCCGGGGGCGTAGATGCGCTTCTTGGCGGCGGCATAGCTCGCCATCGACGCGTGCCAGTCGAGATGGTCCTCGCTGACGTTCAGGATCGCGGCGGCATCGGGCTTGAAGCCGTCGGCCAGCGCAAGCTGGAAGCTGGACAGTTCGAGCACCCAGACCTGCGGCAGGTCGTCGGCGGCGATCGCCTCGCGCAGCGCGTCGAGCATGGCCGGGCGGATGTTCCCGGCCGCACGCACGCTGTAGCCGGCAGAGGCGCACAGGTGGGCGGCCAGCGCGGTCGTGGTCGTCTTGCCGTTGGTGCCGGTCACCGCGATCACCTTCGGCGAGTAGCCGCCCTCGCGCAGCTCCGCCAGCGCCTGCGCGAAGAGCTCGAGCTCGCCGGCGACCG
This genomic window from Zeimonas sediminis contains:
- the murD gene encoding UDP-N-acetylmuramoyl-L-alanine--D-glutamate ligase codes for the protein MTDATLTTGADSQLRLFDLAGRRALVLGLGDSGLAMARWLAARGAVLRVADTRAGDPARLPRLAELREAVGDVEVLGGDFDPAWLDGVELLAWSPGLSIETGASAAFRAAARERGIPVAGELELFAQALAELREGGYSPKVIAVTGTNGKTTTTALAAHLCASAGYSVRAAGNIRPAMLDALREAIAADDLPQVWVLELSSFQLALADGFKPDAAAILNVSEDHLDWHASMASYAAAKKRIYAPGTVAVCNRGDAATAIDREPMASFGADAPASAGDFGLVRDGALTWLAQAVAVDDLPAGRRRREPPPFTVRRLMPADALRIRGLHNQLNALAALALCAAIGVPMARMLHGLRAYEGEPHRCQLIAVVDDVEYYDDSKGTNVGATVAALEGLGKRCRLIAGGDGKGQDFAPLAPAVAHHATGVWLIGRDAPRLRAALAHCGVPLVDCPDLPAAVRAAAQGARAGDAVLLSPACASLDMFRDYAHRAEVFARTVGEIAAERGNPLEAPC